One segment of Niabella beijingensis DNA contains the following:
- a CDS encoding DUF4287 domain-containing protein gives MSFQAYIDNIKKKTGKSPEDFKKLAEKKGFLKGGQIAPAVKATEITNWLKEEFELGHGHAMAIYAAFKGKTE, from the coding sequence ATGTCATTTCAGGCGTACATAGACAACATTAAAAAGAAGACGGGAAAAAGCCCCGAAGATTTTAAGAAACTGGCAGAGAAGAAAGGGTTTCTTAAAGGCGGACAAATAGCACCTGCGGTAAAGGCAACAGAGATCACGAACTGGCTTAAGGAGGAGTTTGAACTGGGGCACGGGCATGCCATGGCGATCTACGCGGCGTTCAAGGGGAAGACCGAATGA
- a CDS encoding bestrophin family protein, with product MHTGRRYTPLEFFRWSLKDTLWLLVIATIPTVLYKLGFYFIALPWQPIAILGTALAFIVGFKNNASYGRIWEARQIYGGIINDSRSFAYTLRDTLGGDQPELLKKMFYRHFAWLTALRFQLREPRSWENMQRHSNQDFLKGRYRIPERESRLEDELNNYLPEDELHYILSKKNRATQLIALQSEALAILKKEGTLNDFQWVTLQNSITKFTDGQGKAERIKNFPYPRNFASVTTYLLFIFIVLLPFGLLKEYSKLGDGTFLEGYTIWFNIFLSAVVAWAFHILDTIGESAVNPFEGSANDIPITQISRTIEIDMRDMLDEKALPEPVLPKNNIVL from the coding sequence ATGCATACCGGACGAAGATATACTCCGCTTGAGTTTTTCAGGTGGAGTTTAAAAGATACGCTTTGGCTGCTTGTGATAGCCACGATCCCTACTGTATTGTACAAACTGGGTTTTTATTTCATTGCTCTTCCCTGGCAGCCGATTGCTATATTAGGCACAGCCCTGGCCTTCATTGTTGGATTCAAGAATAACGCAAGCTATGGACGGATCTGGGAGGCGCGGCAGATATATGGCGGTATCATTAATGACAGCCGCAGCTTTGCCTATACCCTTCGTGACACATTAGGCGGCGATCAGCCGGAACTGTTAAAAAAAATGTTTTACCGTCATTTTGCCTGGCTGACGGCTTTAAGATTTCAGCTCAGGGAACCCCGCAGCTGGGAGAATATGCAGCGGCACAGTAACCAGGACTTTTTGAAGGGACGATATCGTATTCCGGAACGGGAAAGCAGACTGGAGGATGAACTGAACAACTACCTGCCGGAAGATGAACTCCATTATATCCTTTCTAAAAAGAACCGGGCAACACAGCTTATTGCATTACAATCCGAGGCCCTGGCAATATTGAAAAAAGAAGGAACCCTGAACGATTTTCAGTGGGTCACGCTACAGAACAGTATTACTAAATTTACAGACGGACAGGGAAAGGCAGAACGGATCAAAAATTTTCCTTATCCCCGCAATTTTGCTTCTGTAACTACCTACCTGCTCTTTATCTTTATTGTATTGCTTCCTTTCGGCCTTTTAAAAGAGTATAGTAAACTTGGGGATGGCACGTTCCTGGAAGGATATACCATCTGGTTCAACATTTTTCTTTCGGCTGTGGTGGCCTGGGCCTTTCATATACTTGATACCATTGGGGAAAGCGCGGTAAACCCGTTTGAAGGCAGCGCCAACGATATTCCTATTACACAGATCAGCCGCACGATCGAGATCGACATGCGGGATATGCTGGATGAAAAAGCACTTCCGGAGCCGGTTCTTCCAAAGAACAATATTGTTTTGTAA
- a CDS encoding SRPBCC family protein, with protein sequence MPVIELETIIHAAAETCFDLSRSIDLHSLSTAQTNEKAVGGRTSGLIGAGETVTWQATHFGVRQKLTSKITAYNRPVHFRDEQLQGAFRFIKHDHYFHKVENGTLMKDVFCFQSPLGMLGRLVDAVIMKRYLTRFLTERNKVIKVVAESAMGMHVLNAEQKLEVLECAGVFSYTNQGFLLQEKYLRSYYYWSDIETIFAYKRDLITTDEICLDLFTKNGSCITVEESYPGWERFLKKMSDRFLFTPEDWEQKLMQSSFQTNLTLLFDRTGRSMEAAIAVYDT encoded by the coding sequence ATGCCCGTGATAGAACTGGAAACCATCATTCATGCAGCTGCGGAAACCTGTTTTGATCTTTCCAGGAGTATCGATCTGCATAGTTTGTCCACGGCACAAACAAACGAAAAAGCCGTTGGAGGAAGAACCAGCGGTCTTATTGGTGCGGGAGAAACCGTAACCTGGCAGGCAACCCATTTTGGAGTGCGTCAAAAGCTGACATCAAAGATCACCGCATACAACCGGCCGGTTCATTTCAGGGATGAGCAACTCCAGGGTGCTTTCCGGTTTATAAAGCACGATCATTATTTTCATAAAGTGGAAAACGGTACGTTGATGAAAGATGTATTTTGTTTTCAATCGCCGCTGGGCATGCTGGGGCGCCTGGTAGATGCCGTTATTATGAAACGATACCTCACCCGTTTTTTAACAGAGCGCAACAAGGTGATAAAAGTTGTTGCAGAATCAGCAATGGGAATGCATGTATTGAATGCAGAACAAAAGTTAGAGGTACTGGAATGCGCCGGCGTTTTTTCTTACACGAACCAGGGATTTTTGTTGCAGGAAAAATACCTGCGCAGCTATTATTACTGGTCTGATATCGAAACGATTTTTGCTTATAAAAGGGATCTTATTACCACCGACGAAATTTGCCTTGACCTGTTTACAAAAAACGGTAGCTGCATTACTGTTGAAGAATCGTATCCGGGGTGGGAGCGGTTTCTGAAAAAAATGTCAGACCGCTTCCTTTTCACCCCAGAAGATTGGGAACAAAAACTGATGCAGTCTTCCTTTCAGACAAACCTTACCTTGTTGTTTGATCGTACGGGAAGAAGCATGGAGGCCGCAATAGCAGTGTATGACACCTGA
- a CDS encoding family 10 glycosylhydrolase translates to MRFLFFTAYSFALVGLYSCTSHRPVAGTVRPTVTADLPFPVAEREFRAAWVPTVANISWPSKPGLPVAEQQKEAITLLDFLKVHHFNAVIFQVRPQADALYKSALEPWSYYLTGTQGKAPEPFYDPLQFWIDAAHARGLELHVWLNPYRAHHISGGPVTESSLVKTKPELVVKLKEGYWWFDPSLKATQDHGISVVMDIVKRYDIDGVHFDDYFYPYPSYNGNQDFPDSLSWVQYQKSGGRLSRGDWRRNSVNTFIQRLYAEIKKEKKYVKFGISPFGIWRPGHPASVTGFDQYDELYADARLWLNKGWVDYLSPQLYWPTSRLGQSYPVLLGWWAGENTMSRHLWPGISVGRDTSKANTTEVINQIMIDRGMQPAGSGVVHWSISSLIKNPGLANALTEGPYKKQALVPASSWLDAAAPAAPRITLTQQADTAVVQWSHTDAKDVYHWVVYYRYGNSWNYKILDPATRSLELNMQVDGHLLQRVAVSAVDRSGNESAATEAVWNKVTILSRSSWQAAPARPYKRHTPVRITVHHEGGKVLSDTSSAARRLKNIQTWCMGPDRKWTDIPYHYLIAPDGTVYEGRDPLTVGETNTEYDPTGHLLICFLGNYEQQELTPHLLDVLSRLIAQCCKQYNIAPETLSTHRNHSKMTTCPGKNIYPFFENGYVKNRVKELLKQ, encoded by the coding sequence ATGCGCTTTTTATTTTTTACAGCTTACTCGTTTGCGCTCGTTGGTCTGTATTCCTGTACTTCACATAGGCCGGTAGCCGGTACTGTTAGGCCAACTGTTACTGCAGACCTGCCTTTTCCTGTTGCGGAACGGGAATTCCGGGCTGCCTGGGTACCCACGGTAGCCAATATCAGCTGGCCTTCAAAGCCTGGTTTGCCGGTGGCGGAGCAGCAAAAAGAAGCAATCACTTTGCTGGATTTTTTAAAAGTACATCATTTTAATGCTGTTATTTTCCAGGTGCGCCCGCAGGCCGATGCATTATATAAAAGTGCATTGGAGCCCTGGTCCTATTATCTCACAGGGACACAGGGAAAAGCGCCGGAACCTTTCTATGATCCCCTCCAATTCTGGATCGATGCCGCACACGCGAGAGGGCTGGAACTGCATGTGTGGCTGAACCCGTACCGTGCGCATCATATTTCCGGTGGGCCGGTAACGGAAAGTTCCCTTGTAAAAACAAAACCGGAACTGGTAGTGAAACTGAAGGAGGGATACTGGTGGTTTGATCCCTCGCTGAAAGCCACACAGGATCATGGCATCAGCGTGGTAATGGATATCGTAAAACGGTATGATATCGATGGCGTTCACTTTGATGATTATTTTTACCCCTACCCTTCTTATAATGGTAATCAGGATTTTCCGGACAGTCTTAGCTGGGTACAATACCAGAAATCAGGTGGCAGGCTTTCACGCGGCGACTGGCGGCGCAACAGTGTAAATACATTTATACAGCGGTTATATGCTGAGATAAAAAAAGAAAAAAAATACGTAAAGTTTGGTATCAGCCCCTTTGGTATCTGGCGTCCCGGTCATCCTGCATCGGTAACCGGGTTTGATCAGTATGATGAATTGTATGCGGACGCCCGGTTATGGCTCAACAAAGGCTGGGTGGATTATCTTTCGCCACAGCTTTACTGGCCCACCAGCCGTTTGGGCCAAAGCTATCCTGTGCTGCTGGGATGGTGGGCCGGGGAAAATACGATGAGCCGCCATCTCTGGCCCGGCATCAGCGTAGGAAGGGATACGAGCAAGGCGAATACAACAGAGGTTATTAACCAGATCATGATCGACCGGGGTATGCAGCCTGCCGGCAGCGGGGTGGTGCACTGGAGCATTTCTTCTCTTATCAAAAATCCTGGTCTGGCAAATGCGCTGACAGAAGGGCCCTATAAAAAACAGGCACTGGTACCTGCCAGTTCCTGGCTGGATGCGGCGGCACCCGCGGCTCCCCGCATAACGCTCACACAGCAGGCAGATACTGCTGTGGTACAGTGGTCGCATACAGATGCTAAGGACGTATACCACTGGGTGGTCTATTATCGATATGGCAATAGCTGGAACTATAAGATCCTTGATCCGGCAACTCGTTCACTGGAATTAAACATGCAGGTGGACGGACACCTGCTGCAACGTGTGGCAGTATCTGCCGTGGATCGCAGCGGTAATGAAAGCGCAGCTACCGAAGCGGTATGGAATAAGGTGACCATATTATCCCGCAGCAGCTGGCAGGCTGCACCGGCCAGACCGTATAAACGACATACCCCGGTGCGTATAACCGTGCATCATGAGGGAGGCAAAGTACTCTCAGATACATCCAGTGCTGCCAGACGTTTAAAAAATATCCAAACCTGGTGCATGGGGCCCGATCGTAAATGGACCGATATTCCCTACCACTATCTTATTGCCCCGGACGGTACTGTATATGAAGGACGTGACCCGCTGACCGTGGGAGAAACCAATACCGAATATGATCCTACAGGACATTTACTGATCTGCTTTCTGGGGAATTATGAACAGCAGGAACTGACGCCTCATTTGCTGGACGTACTCTCCCGGCTTATTGCACAATGTTGTAAACAGTACAATATAGCACCGGAAACCCTTTCCACTCATCGCAACCATAGTAAAATGACCACCTGCCCCGGCAAGAATATCTACCCTTTTTTTGAGAACGGGTATGTGAAAAACAGGGTAAAGGAACTGCTGAAGCAATAA
- a CDS encoding nuclease A inhibitor family protein: MNTSEFLTQLQEHTRGVVFISESEYPFEIQQLDALSPDSIVAKVAELSGAQSTQVKAHTAEQFFSKVQRTADPADAPVVANAQKIKALYDFLNARLTQLQVYRVEAGVQVPIYILGLLPDQTVAGIKTTSIES, from the coding sequence ATGAATACATCAGAATTTTTAACGCAATTGCAGGAACACACCAGGGGTGTTGTTTTTATCAGCGAATCGGAATATCCTTTTGAAATACAGCAGCTGGATGCCCTGTCCCCGGATTCAATAGTTGCTAAAGTAGCCGAGCTGTCCGGTGCGCAAAGCACACAGGTAAAAGCCCATACTGCGGAGCAGTTTTTTTCAAAAGTACAACGGACGGCGGATCCCGCCGACGCTCCCGTTGTGGCCAATGCACAAAAGATAAAAGCATTGTATGACTTTTTAAATGCCCGGCTGACGCAGCTGCAGGTTTACCGTGTGGAAGCGGGCGTGCAGGTGCCCATCTATATCCTGGGCCTGTTGCCCGATCAGACCGTTGCCGGGATAAAGACCACCTCAATAGAATCGTAA
- a CDS encoding ORF6N domain-containing protein, with amino-acid sequence MQIIRSIQNRIYTIRGERVLLDFDLALLYEVETRVLNQTVKRNNKRFPADFMFQLTKEEKLLLIPQIEALNNNNQSTTGMSSQFVMTYPGKRPKTALPYAFTEQGIAMLSGLLNSEKAIQMNIAIMRAFVEIRRILLEQGDIKEQLKQLQQHITEHDVQLSSIYDAIENLLDEKAAQQKWNARERIGFNRP; translated from the coding sequence ATGCAAATCATCCGCAGTATCCAAAACCGCATCTATACCATCCGTGGAGAAAGAGTGCTCCTTGATTTTGACCTGGCACTATTATATGAAGTTGAAACGCGGGTTTTGAACCAGACGGTGAAAAGAAACAACAAGCGATTCCCTGCTGATTTCATGTTTCAGCTGACAAAAGAGGAGAAGCTGCTATTAATACCGCAAATAGAAGCATTAAACAATAATAATCAATCGACTACGGGTATGTCATCACAATTTGTGATGACATACCCTGGAAAACGGCCCAAAACAGCACTCCCTTACGCTTTTACGGAACAGGGAATAGCCATGCTGAGTGGTCTGTTAAACAGCGAAAAGGCCATCCAGATGAATATCGCTATCATGCGGGCCTTTGTGGAGATCCGAAGGATCCTGCTGGAGCAGGGCGATATAAAAGAACAGCTAAAACAGCTTCAGCAGCATATTACCGAACACGATGTACAGCTTTCTTCCATCTATGATGCTATAGAAAATCTGCTGGATGAAAAAGCGGCGCAACAAAAATGGAATGCCCGCGAACGGATCGGGTTTAACAGGCCATAG
- a CDS encoding Crp/Fnr family transcriptional regulator, with protein sequence MQQLIQAVRSLIPLTSKEEQVIGRLFTARKYKKGSYFLSEGAICKYAGFISKGLMRFYINVDGEEKTYGFLQEHQFISNYGSFVPRIPSLQSIQALEDSELYVITYANLQKLYQELKHGERMGRVIIEQVFIQALADLNSFYTDTPEARYRKFITEHPDLGQRVSQYHIASFVGVKPQSLSRIRKRILHQGAKDF encoded by the coding sequence ATGCAGCAATTAATCCAGGCGGTCAGGTCGCTTATTCCGCTGACTTCAAAAGAGGAGCAGGTCATTGGCCGGCTTTTTACCGCGAGGAAGTATAAAAAAGGATCTTACTTTTTATCGGAAGGAGCGATTTGCAAGTATGCAGGCTTTATCAGCAAGGGGCTGATGCGTTTCTATATTAATGTAGACGGAGAGGAAAAGACCTACGGCTTTTTACAGGAGCACCAGTTTATTAGCAACTACGGCAGCTTTGTACCCCGGATCCCATCACTGCAAAGTATACAGGCACTGGAGGATAGCGAACTGTATGTGATCACTTATGCCAACCTGCAAAAGCTGTATCAGGAATTAAAACATGGCGAACGGATGGGCAGGGTCATTATTGAGCAGGTCTTCATCCAGGCACTGGCGGATCTTAATTCTTTTTATACAGATACTCCGGAAGCCAGGTACCGGAAATTCATCACAGAACATCCTGACCTGGGCCAGCGGGTATCCCAGTACCATATCGCATCTTTTGTAGGGGTAAAGCCTCAATCCCTTAGCCGCATCCGGAAAAGAATTCTTCACCAGGGTGCCAAAGATTTCTGA
- a CDS encoding DUF4253 domain-containing protein: MGIVKGTDQYQLLKQMQTDGINYDITNDSLLAIIKGLDKKYQLELIGASGDYCEFIIHRPPVDWNQLAKEVYRVCPDVVDQGEGSVEALAKQLKQHRRLEFWWD; encoded by the coding sequence ATGGGTATTGTAAAGGGAACAGATCAATATCAATTACTGAAACAGATGCAAACGGATGGTATCAATTATGATATTACAAACGACAGTCTGCTGGCTATAATAAAAGGGCTGGACAAAAAATACCAGCTGGAACTGATCGGTGCATCCGGAGATTATTGTGAATTTATTATTCACCGCCCGCCTGTAGATTGGAACCAGCTGGCAAAAGAGGTCTACCGCGTTTGTCCGGATGTGGTGGATCAGGGCGAGGGTTCGGTGGAGGCGCTTGCGAAACAGCTAAAGCAACACCGGCGCCTGGAGTTTTGGTGGGATTAA
- a CDS encoding DinB family protein — protein sequence MLTIPESLSAFNNSIQLWIGYLDAYTLQQLQQRPAPVSWSLGQVYMHLISDTTFYMEQMEAALATDEHVSSEMTPAATAMFTSNAFPDQRLENPFNDINLPQPLSKEQLFRELTAIREKVIQLFADADHRGGKTLHPGFQYFSAAEWLQFAAMHLQHHLRQKERIDAVIAAT from the coding sequence ATGTTAACAATTCCGGAATCACTATCTGCATTCAATAACAGCATCCAGCTGTGGATCGGTTATCTTGATGCTTACACACTGCAGCAACTGCAACAACGCCCCGCCCCGGTAAGCTGGTCGCTGGGTCAGGTTTACATGCACCTTATCAGTGATACCACATTTTATATGGAACAGATGGAAGCGGCCCTGGCAACAGATGAACATGTAAGCAGCGAAATGACGCCTGCAGCCACTGCTATGTTTACTTCCAATGCCTTCCCCGATCAGCGGCTGGAGAATCCTTTTAACGATATCAATCTTCCTCAACCCCTGAGTAAAGAACAGCTCTTCCGGGAATTAACGGCCATCAGGGAAAAAGTCATTCAGCTCTTCGCTGATGCAGATCACCGGGGAGGTAAAACACTGCATCCGGGGTTTCAGTATTTCAGCGCTGCTGAATGGCTGCAGTTTGCAGCGATGCATTTACAACATCATCTGCGGCAAAAAGAGCGGATCGATGCGGTAATCGCAGCAACCTGA
- a CDS encoding four-helix bundle copper-binding protein, whose amino-acid sequence MELIGNQLAALLNRCAAVCDHCAAACLGEEDVEHLADCIRTDIACATVCRTTAQLLELGIGEQNVLLLCAEVCKLCADECGKHDHDHCRACAGICNECAVECGQSAVA is encoded by the coding sequence ATGGAACTTATAGGAAATCAGTTAGCGGCGCTGCTTAACCGTTGTGCGGCTGTTTGCGATCATTGTGCTGCCGCCTGCCTCGGGGAGGAGGACGTGGAACACTTGGCCGATTGTATACGTACAGACATTGCCTGCGCCACTGTTTGCCGTACCACCGCACAGTTACTGGAGCTGGGCATTGGCGAACAGAATGTGTTACTGCTCTGCGCAGAAGTATGTAAGCTTTGCGCGGATGAGTGCGGTAAACATGATCACGACCACTGCAGGGCCTGTGCCGGGATCTGTAATGAGTGTGCAGTGGAATGCGGTCAGTCGGCGGTGGCGTAA
- a CDS encoding DUF4267 domain-containing protein, with translation MTTKIALAVCLLTGLGLLFIGARFLLDPEVAMRAYGVNVDTSGDFSFHMIKGIRDLFSGLLILLLVCTNQRRALGISLLAATVVPFGDLLIVWSKNDDLALLMPHLTAVLICIIIGPLLLVRKKKVPVVVRKPVQVIHSAASHAETVTEATIYPGDKTPWHYHTLFAETFELLEGRLQVGKSGNYYQLKKGDRITIDALELHSFYNNTGVSCRIRTLITPGNLRFEQAGQILTGLANDGLANKRGIPKRLTDLALFLYLSDSKPAGMAKMAVPLFALLAWLGRKCGRLNALINRYCFPMPA, from the coding sequence ATGACAACAAAAATTGCATTGGCTGTTTGCCTTCTTACCGGTCTGGGCCTGCTATTTATCGGTGCCCGCTTTTTGCTCGATCCTGAAGTTGCGATGCGGGCCTACGGGGTCAACGTTGATACCAGCGGTGACTTTTCTTTTCACATGATTAAGGGTATCCGGGATCTCTTTTCCGGTTTGCTGATTCTGCTGCTTGTTTGTACCAACCAGCGTCGCGCGCTGGGGATCAGTCTGCTGGCCGCAACAGTGGTGCCTTTTGGAGACCTGCTGATCGTATGGAGCAAAAACGATGATCTCGCGTTACTGATGCCACATCTTACAGCTGTTCTTATTTGCATAATCATTGGTCCGTTACTGCTTGTACGTAAAAAGAAGGTGCCTGTTGTTGTGCGTAAGCCGGTGCAGGTTATTCATTCTGCTGCCAGTCATGCCGAAACGGTTACAGAAGCCACCATTTACCCGGGAGATAAAACGCCCTGGCATTATCATACCTTGTTTGCAGAAACATTTGAATTGCTGGAAGGCCGTCTTCAGGTAGGCAAGAGCGGTAACTATTATCAACTGAAAAAAGGGGACCGTATTACAATCGACGCCCTTGAGCTGCATTCGTTTTATAATAATACAGGCGTGAGCTGCCGGATAAGAACGCTTATAACGCCGGGTAACCTCCGGTTTGAACAGGCCGGACAAATACTGACCGGGCTGGCCAATGATGGTTTGGCAAATAAAAGAGGAATTCCCAAAAGATTAACCGACCTGGCATTGTTTTTATACCTGAGCGATTCAAAACCTGCAGGCATGGCTAAAATGGCTGTGCCGTTGTTTGCGCTTCTTGCCTGGCTGGGCAGGAAATGCGGCCGGTTAAATGCATTGATCAATCGTTATTGTTTTCCCATGCCAGCCTGA
- the hemL gene encoding glutamate-1-semialdehyde 2,1-aminomutase, translating into MYTYESSKTLFERAQQSIPGGVNSPVRAFKSVGGSPVFFEKAKGAYLYDVQGQRYIDYIASWGPMILGHGYEPVVKAIQQQVEKATSFGAPTEIEVEMAELIKSMVPNVDLIRMVNSGTEACMSVLRVARGYTGRNKFIKFEGCYHGHADPFLVKAGSGVATFNIQTVPGITAGAANDTLTCAYNDLAAVAQLVNENKGEIAAIIVEPVAGNMGCIVPEPGFLEGLRRICDEEQIVLIFDEVMNGFRLALGGAQERLKINADLVTYGKVIGAGMPVGAFGGKRHIMEVVAPLGGVYQAGTLSGNPVAMTAGLTLLKALKEHPQLLTELDEKTIYLKDGLDKVLGAWGQPYVVNQFGSMISIHFSAQPVVNFATAAASDIARFNQFFHALLKRGIYLPPSAFESWFLNNALTQEDLDQTIQAVKESLEEIG; encoded by the coding sequence ATGTATACATACGAATCCAGCAAAACATTATTCGAACGTGCGCAGCAAAGTATTCCCGGTGGAGTCAATTCGCCTGTACGGGCTTTTAAAAGTGTGGGAGGCTCACCCGTATTTTTTGAGAAAGCAAAAGGCGCTTACCTGTACGATGTACAAGGACAACGTTATATCGATTATATCGCTTCCTGGGGCCCGATGATCCTGGGACATGGGTATGAGCCGGTGGTAAAAGCCATTCAACAACAAGTGGAAAAAGCTACCTCTTTTGGTGCGCCTACGGAGATCGAGGTGGAAATGGCCGAACTGATCAAATCCATGGTGCCCAATGTAGATCTGATCCGTATGGTGAACAGCGGAACCGAGGCCTGTATGAGTGTGCTCCGGGTGGCCCGGGGGTATACCGGACGCAATAAATTCATCAAATTTGAAGGCTGCTATCATGGTCATGCCGATCCCTTCCTGGTAAAAGCCGGCAGTGGTGTGGCTACCTTTAATATTCAAACCGTTCCGGGTATTACTGCCGGTGCGGCCAATGACACGCTTACCTGTGCGTACAATGACCTGGCAGCAGTAGCGCAACTGGTGAATGAGAACAAAGGTGAAATCGCGGCGATCATTGTGGAGCCTGTGGCGGGTAATATGGGATGTATCGTTCCGGAGCCGGGATTTTTGGAAGGCCTGCGCCGGATCTGCGATGAAGAGCAGATTGTTTTGATCTTTGATGAAGTGATGAACGGGTTCCGCCTGGCATTGGGTGGTGCACAGGAGCGGCTGAAAATTAATGCGGACCTGGTAACCTATGGTAAGGTGATCGGGGCCGGGATGCCGGTAGGTGCCTTTGGGGGCAAACGGCATATTATGGAGGTGGTGGCACCGCTGGGTGGCGTATACCAGGCCGGCACCTTAAGCGGTAACCCGGTAGCAATGACGGCCGGGCTGACCCTCCTGAAAGCACTGAAAGAGCATCCGCAATTGCTGACGGAACTGGATGAAAAAACGATCTACCTGAAAGACGGACTGGATAAGGTATTGGGCGCCTGGGGGCAGCCCTATGTGGTCAATCAGTTTGGCAGTATGATCAGTATCCATTTCTCTGCTCAACCGGTGGTAAATTTTGCAACAGCGGCGGCATCGGATATTGCGCGGTTCAACCAATTCTTCCATGCGTTGCTGAAACGCGGTATTTATCTTCCTCCCTCAGCTTTTGAAAGCTGGTTTCTGAATAATGCATTGACGCAGGAAGACCTGGATCAAACAATACAGGCGGTAAAAGAAAGCCTGGAAGAGATCGGATGA
- a CDS encoding DNA/RNA non-specific endonuclease, which produces MKKINAFLTLLLLVALYSCSKYPPIEPPPPVIKDSSYLVTESFESGRKTAYALADVELRTGSWSFNDALIGNLAADTKDSSWSVRLRGGSITTNFKINGLKKVYVLSATYGSDGPSTWNFQTSTDGQTFTNIGSPVTVNSKDFRLDSFLITGTQPVQVRIIKTGTTRINIDNIIFAGASSDPGFKDPTDTIPGGGDTTVPAAGRYVIAGPDAPPLTGDNSNLLLGNPSGADSVLTMAENYLINQHYYIESYSSSRATPNWVAWHIDASNITGAADRQDNFAAWAGLYSGWYKVQSSSYMGSGYDRGHNCPSADRTSSVDANSATFLMTNMIPQTPQNNQQTWNNLEQYIRTQVTAGKEAYVIMGSYGTAGTIDNGKITVPANVWKVVVFIDNGDNDLTRVTADTRVLAVNTPNTSTVNADWKQYITTVRDIEAATGYNLLSQLSTEIQNAVETKKDPG; this is translated from the coding sequence ATGAAAAAAATAAACGCCTTCTTAACGCTACTGTTGCTGGTAGCCCTCTACAGCTGTTCCAAGTACCCACCGATTGAGCCCCCGCCCCCCGTGATAAAAGACAGCAGTTATTTAGTTACTGAAAGTTTTGAGTCCGGGCGAAAAACTGCGTATGCGCTGGCCGATGTGGAATTAAGAACGGGCAGCTGGTCGTTCAATGATGCCCTTATCGGTAATTTGGCGGCCGACACAAAAGACAGCTCCTGGTCAGTACGTTTAAGAGGAGGCAGCATCACCACCAATTTTAAAATCAACGGCCTGAAAAAAGTGTATGTATTGTCTGCCACTTACGGATCGGACGGACCTTCTACCTGGAATTTTCAGACCAGTACCGACGGTCAGACCTTTACCAATATCGGCAGTCCGGTTACGGTAAACAGCAAAGACTTCCGGCTGGACAGTTTCCTTATCACCGGTACACAGCCGGTACAGGTGCGTATCATTAAAACCGGAACTACCCGCATTAATATCGATAATATCATTTTTGCCGGTGCGTCCAGCGACCCGGGATTTAAAGATCCGACAGATACGATACCGGGAGGAGGTGATACGACAGTTCCGGCCGCGGGCCGCTATGTGATCGCCGGGCCGGATGCACCTCCGCTCACAGGGGATAACTCCAACCTGCTGCTTGGAAACCCGTCCGGTGCAGATTCCGTGCTTACTATGGCAGAGAACTATCTTATCAACCAGCACTACTATATCGAGTCTTATTCCAGTTCAAGGGCCACACCGAACTGGGTGGCCTGGCATATTGACGCCAGCAATATTACCGGCGCTGCGGACCGTCAGGATAATTTTGCAGCCTGGGCAGGTTTGTACAGTGGTTGGTATAAAGTCCAGTCCAGTTCCTACATGGGGTCCGGTTATGATCGTGGCCACAATTGCCCGAGCGCCGACCGCACCAGCAGTGTGGACGCCAATTCTGCTACCTTCCTGATGACCAATATGATTCCCCAAACGCCTCAGAATAATCAGCAGACCTGGAATAACCTGGAGCAATACATCCGTACACAGGTAACAGCGGGTAAAGAAGCCTATGTAATTATGGGTAGTTATGGAACCGCTGGTACGATTGATAACGGTAAAATTACGGTGCCTGCCAATGTATGGAAAGTGGTGGTGTTTATTGATAACGGAGATAACGATCTTACGCGTGTGACCGCCGATACACGGGTGCTGGCGGTAAATACGCCCAATACCAGCACTGTAAATGCGGATTGGAAACAATATATCACTACAGTGCGCGATATCGAAGCAGCAACGGGATATAACCTGCTTTCCCAATTAAGCACAGAGATCCAGAATGCAGTGGAAACAAAAAAAGACCCTGGCTAA